In Flavobacterium endoglycinae, one DNA window encodes the following:
- a CDS encoding DUF2911 domain-containing protein, whose product MKKIYLLAVTLFAAFTVQAQDIVKFAPLDASPVDISYFPNKSVKFKKTDNPNPVIKVLYSRPSAKGRTIFGDVVKFGEVWRVGANENTEIKFYKDVTIGGKKVPAGYYSLFAIPEKDKWTIIINKELDLWGGYAYDESKDVVRVSVPVKPVSTPVEALSIAFTTQGNIANLVIGWDKTTVELPITVK is encoded by the coding sequence ATGAAAAAAATTTATTTACTGGCAGTTACATTGTTTGCTGCTTTTACAGTTCAGGCACAAGATATAGTGAAATTTGCTCCGCTGGATGCTAGTCCGGTTGATATTTCTTACTTCCCAAACAAATCAGTTAAGTTCAAAAAAACAGATAATCCAAATCCGGTTATTAAAGTTCTTTACTCAAGACCTTCTGCAAAAGGAAGAACCATTTTTGGTGATGTTGTTAAATTTGGTGAAGTTTGGAGAGTTGGTGCTAACGAAAACACAGAAATCAAATTCTACAAAGACGTAACCATTGGCGGAAAAAAAGTTCCTGCTGGATACTATAGTTTATTTGCCATTCCAGAAAAAGACAAATGGACGATCATTATCAATAAAGAATTGGATTTATGGGGAGGATACGCTTATGATGAAAGTAAAGATGTAGTTAGAGTTTCGGTTCCTGTTAAACCAGTATCTACACCAGTTGAAGCTTTATCTATTGCTTTTACAACTCAAGGTAATATCGCTAATTTAGTTATTGGATGGGATAAAACAACGGTTGAATTGCCTATTACTGTTAAGTAA
- a CDS encoding glycoside hydrolase family 2 protein, whose product MKKILTLLFLTSFAIGQSQGLISNVPNRNTTSLNGVWNYIVDPYQTGFYSFHLDQYDKSEKPAKGAFFTNYHAQNKQELVEYDFDKSPTINIPGDWNSQIPELKYYEGNVWFKKSFDYNLEAKKRLFLYLGAINYKADVYLNGKKLGTHEGGFTPFNYEVTSIVQPKDNYLVIKVDNTRHKEDVPTVNTDWWNYGGITRDVTLIEEDASFVEDYNIQLKKGNAGIISGFIKINNLEASQNTVSISIPELKINFKGKADAKGILNFEIPAKKILYWSPENPKLYDVTIDFNGKKLKDQIGFRTIETKEDKILLNGKPIFLRGISIHEENAKGGRANSQEDALRLLNWAKELGCNYVRLAHYPHNENIIREADKMGIMVWEEIPVYWTVEFTNKNTYQNAEDQLTASITRDKNRACIIIWSMANETPISDARNTFIKNLASHTRSLDNTRLISAALLTKKETIDDPIGEVLDVVAFNQYLGWYGGNLEDAEKITWKSKYNKPIIVSEFGGDAKAGLHGEKNERWTEEYQEYLYIQNLKMIEKIPHLSGLSPWILVDFRSPKRLLPGIQDGYNRKGLISNDGEKKKAFYIMQDWYAKKKSEY is encoded by the coding sequence ATGAAAAAAATTCTAACATTATTATTCCTCACATCATTCGCAATTGGACAGTCACAAGGTTTAATTTCCAATGTTCCAAACCGAAACACCACTTCACTAAATGGAGTTTGGAATTATATTGTCGATCCCTATCAAACTGGGTTTTACAGTTTTCACTTGGATCAATACGATAAAAGTGAAAAACCAGCCAAAGGAGCATTTTTTACCAATTATCATGCTCAAAACAAACAGGAACTGGTGGAATACGATTTTGATAAATCACCAACAATCAATATCCCTGGCGATTGGAATTCACAGATTCCTGAACTGAAATATTATGAAGGAAATGTTTGGTTCAAAAAGTCTTTCGATTATAATTTAGAAGCCAAGAAACGTCTGTTTTTATATTTGGGAGCCATCAATTACAAGGCTGATGTTTATTTGAACGGAAAAAAACTGGGAACTCACGAAGGCGGATTCACACCATTTAACTATGAAGTAACTTCAATCGTACAGCCAAAAGACAATTATTTGGTAATAAAAGTAGATAACACGCGCCATAAAGAAGATGTTCCAACAGTCAATACCGATTGGTGGAATTATGGCGGTATCACACGCGATGTGACTTTGATTGAAGAAGATGCTTCATTTGTAGAAGATTATAACATTCAGCTGAAAAAAGGTAATGCGGGTATCATTTCTGGTTTTATTAAAATCAATAATTTAGAAGCTTCTCAGAATACTGTTTCGATTTCTATTCCGGAATTGAAAATCAATTTTAAGGGAAAAGCGGATGCAAAGGGAATTTTAAACTTCGAAATTCCTGCTAAAAAAATCTTGTATTGGTCACCTGAAAATCCAAAATTATATGACGTAACGATTGACTTTAACGGAAAAAAATTAAAAGATCAAATTGGTTTTAGAACTATCGAAACTAAAGAAGATAAAATTCTGCTAAACGGAAAACCAATCTTCTTAAGAGGTATTTCGATTCATGAAGAAAATGCTAAAGGCGGACGTGCTAATTCCCAAGAAGATGCTTTGCGTTTGCTAAATTGGGCAAAAGAATTAGGCTGCAATTATGTTCGTTTGGCGCATTATCCGCATAACGAAAATATCATTCGCGAAGCTGACAAAATGGGAATCATGGTTTGGGAAGAAATTCCAGTGTATTGGACTGTCGAATTCACGAATAAAAATACATATCAAAATGCCGAAGATCAATTAACGGCTTCTATCACTAGAGATAAAAACAGAGCCTGTATTATTATTTGGTCAATGGCAAATGAAACTCCAATTTCTGATGCTAGAAATACTTTTATTAAAAACTTAGCTTCACACACAAGATCTTTAGATAACACAAGATTAATCAGCGCTGCTTTATTAACTAAAAAAGAAACCATTGATGATCCAATTGGTGAAGTTTTAGATGTTGTGGCTTTCAACCAATATTTGGGCTGGTACGGCGGCAATCTAGAAGATGCCGAAAAAATCACTTGGAAATCAAAATACAACAAACCGATTATTGTTTCTGAATTTGGAGGCGATGCTAAAGCAGGTTTGCATGGAGAAAAAAACGAGCGCTGGACCGAAGAATATCAGGAATATTTATACATTCAGAATTTAAAAATGATCGAAAAGATTCCACACCTAAGCGGATTAAGTCCATGGATTCTGGTTGATTTCAGATCACCGAAAAGACTGCTGCCGGGAATTCAGGATGGTTACAATCGTAAAGGTTTAATTTCGAATGATGGCGAAAAGAAAAAAGCGTTTTATATCATGCAGGATTGGTATGCTAAAAAGAAAAGCGAATATTAA